One region of Pseudomonas glycinae genomic DNA includes:
- a CDS encoding translocation/assembly module TamB domain-containing protein: MKRGLKISALALLSLVLLIVLSITVVLGTQAGSRWVLGLVPGLSVDNFQGRLGGQWSADHLLWQQDSSRVELSKPIFEWSPLCLTRMTLCIEQLKADTVSLQFPPSEEVTESGPIKLPDLQLPVAIELGDVQVGSLVFNGSEELKGLQLAAHWTAKGLQIDSVKLQRDELSLNLSGLLQPTGNWPLNITGDLTLPSPAPEPWTLALKIDGDLLKTLNLHADSRGYLDGQLSGELQPLVENLPAKVRITAEAFKPSADLPDTLQFNQLELTGEGDLKNGYQLLGNATLPAEKGPVALLLKGKVDAKGAQIAGLDLTANDKQSVKLTGNVDWSKGLSAQANINWLDFPWHRLYPEIEEPQVTLRTFTGEVSYTDGQYLGNFAAAADGPAGAFTLSSPFSGNLKQIFLPQLKLEAGQGKAEGHVNVQFADGIAWDTALELSALNPAYWVAELPGTLAGPLKSKGEMKNERLSLNADLDLKGKLRGQPAILQAKADGAGEQWNLNALQIRLGDNSINGKGSLQQKLTGQIDIKLARLAQLWPQLRGQINGRVDVAGTLKAPQGKLGLQGSQLAFQDNRLQSLNLDATLDSAQRAKIDLKGSGIQAGDTSLGTLTASAQGDIKNQKLNLDLLGPKLKLALGLDGNLDKGNWRGRLASGDIQAGGQDWKLQNPAKLERLADGKINFGAHCWMSGNASLCGEDQRLMPEPKLRYHLKQFPIESLAQWLPKDFAWQGKLNADLQLDLPASGPNGQISVDASGGTLRMKEKDQWVDFPYQTLKLTSKLTPKRIDTDLNFVGGKLGELMVQAQLNPLPKNKPLSGTFRLSGLDLSVARPFVPMVEKLTGRLNGSGTISGGLLAPLVNGTVQLSDGEVSGPELPIELQALQLQAVIAGEAVQLNGGWKSGKSGQGSLNGNIAWGQALVVDLALKGTQLPVTVEPYAKLEVAPDLKISMAGDELAIAGKVLVPKGEITVRELPPSTVKVSDDTIIVGAQTEEGKPPLAMKMDIDVVVGQDKLSFAGFGLTANLQGQVHIGDNMDTRGELWLNDGRYRAYGQRLTVRRARLLFAGPIDQPYLDIEAIRQTDDVIAGIRLSGSAEQPTTQIFSEPAMSQEQALSYLVLGRPLSTTGEDNNMLAQAALGLGLMGSSGVTSSLASDLGIQDFQLDTQGSGNTTSVVASGNISEKLSLRYGVGVFEPANTIALRYKLSKKVYLEAASGVASSLDIFYKRDF; this comes from the coding sequence CTGGGTGCTGGGTCTGGTGCCGGGCTTGAGCGTCGACAATTTCCAGGGTCGGCTCGGCGGGCAGTGGAGCGCCGATCATCTGCTGTGGCAGCAGGACAGCAGCCGCGTCGAACTGAGCAAACCGATCTTCGAATGGTCGCCGCTGTGCCTGACGCGCATGACGTTGTGCATCGAACAGCTCAAGGCCGATACCGTCAGCCTGCAATTCCCGCCGAGCGAAGAAGTCACCGAAAGCGGCCCAATCAAACTTCCTGATCTGCAATTGCCCGTGGCCATCGAGCTGGGCGACGTGCAGGTCGGCAGCCTGGTGTTCAATGGCAGTGAGGAGTTGAAAGGCCTGCAACTGGCGGCGCACTGGACCGCCAAGGGCCTGCAGATCGACAGCGTGAAACTGCAACGTGACGAGTTGAGCCTGAATCTGTCCGGCCTGCTACAACCGACCGGCAACTGGCCGCTGAATATAACTGGTGATCTGACCTTGCCGTCGCCGGCGCCCGAGCCGTGGACGCTGGCGCTGAAAATCGACGGCGACCTGCTGAAAACCCTCAACCTGCACGCCGACAGCCGTGGCTACCTCGACGGCCAGTTGAGCGGCGAACTTCAACCGCTGGTGGAAAACCTCCCTGCCAAGGTGCGGATCACCGCGGAGGCGTTCAAGCCGAGCGCGGATCTGCCGGACACTCTGCAATTCAATCAACTGGAATTGACCGGCGAAGGCGACCTGAAAAACGGTTACCAATTGCTCGGCAATGCCACGTTGCCTGCCGAGAAAGGCCCGGTGGCGCTGTTGCTCAAGGGTAAGGTCGACGCCAAAGGTGCGCAGATTGCCGGCCTCGACCTGACGGCCAACGACAAGCAAAGCGTCAAGCTCACCGGCAACGTTGACTGGAGCAAAGGCCTCAGCGCCCAAGCCAATATCAACTGGCTGGACTTTCCCTGGCATCGGCTCTATCCGGAGATCGAAGAGCCGCAGGTCACATTGCGCACCTTCACCGGCGAAGTCTCCTACACCGACGGTCAGTATCTCGGTAACTTCGCCGCCGCTGCAGATGGTCCGGCGGGGGCGTTCACCCTGAGCAGTCCGTTCAGCGGCAATCTCAAGCAGATCTTCCTGCCACAACTGAAACTCGAAGCCGGGCAGGGCAAGGCCGAAGGCCATGTGAACGTACAGTTCGCCGATGGCATTGCCTGGGACACCGCGCTGGAACTGTCGGCGCTCAACCCGGCGTACTGGGTTGCGGAGTTGCCGGGCACCCTGGCCGGTCCGTTGAAGAGCAAAGGCGAAATGAAAAACGAGCGCCTGAGCCTGAACGCCGACCTCGATCTGAAGGGCAAACTGCGCGGCCAACCGGCGATCCTGCAAGCCAAGGCTGACGGCGCTGGCGAGCAGTGGAATCTGAATGCCCTGCAAATTCGCCTCGGCGACAACAGCATCAACGGCAAAGGCAGTCTGCAACAAAAGCTCACCGGACAGATCGACATCAAACTGGCGCGTCTGGCCCAGCTCTGGCCGCAACTGCGCGGGCAGATCAACGGTCGGGTCGATGTCGCTGGCACGCTCAAGGCGCCACAGGGCAAGCTCGGCCTGCAAGGTTCGCAACTGGCGTTCCAGGACAATCGCCTGCAAAGCCTCAACCTCGATGCCACCCTCGACAGCGCGCAACGGGCGAAAATCGACCTCAAGGGCAGCGGCATCCAGGCCGGCGATACGTCGCTGGGCACTTTGACCGCCAGCGCCCAGGGCGATATCAAAAACCAGAAACTCAACCTCGACCTGCTCGGGCCGAAGCTGAAACTGGCGCTGGGCCTGGACGGCAATCTGGACAAAGGCAACTGGCGCGGACGACTGGCCAGCGGTGACATTCAGGCCGGCGGTCAGGACTGGAAGTTGCAAAACCCGGCCAAACTCGAGCGTCTGGCCGACGGCAAGATCAACTTCGGCGCCCATTGCTGGATGTCCGGCAATGCCAGCCTGTGTGGCGAAGACCAGCGCCTGATGCCGGAGCCGAAGCTGCGTTATCACCTCAAGCAATTCCCGATCGAAAGCCTGGCGCAATGGCTACCGAAGGATTTCGCCTGGCAGGGCAAGCTCAACGCCGACCTGCAACTGGACCTGCCGGCCAGCGGCCCGAACGGCCAGATCAGCGTCGATGCCAGCGGCGGCACCTTGCGCATGAAGGAAAAGGATCAGTGGGTCGACTTCCCGTACCAGACCCTCAAGCTCACCAGCAAACTCACGCCCAAGCGCATCGACACCGACCTCAACTTCGTCGGCGGCAAGCTCGGTGAATTGATGGTGCAGGCGCAGCTCAACCCGCTGCCGAAGAACAAGCCACTCAGCGGTACATTCCGCCTCAGCGGACTGGATCTGTCGGTGGCGCGGCCGTTTGTGCCGATGGTCGAGAAACTGACTGGGCGGCTGAACGGCAGCGGCACGATTTCCGGTGGTCTGCTCGCGCCGCTGGTCAACGGTACGGTGCAACTCAGCGACGGCGAAGTGTCTGGGCCGGAATTGCCGATCGAGCTGCAAGCGTTGCAACTGCAAGCGGTGATCGCCGGTGAAGCCGTGCAATTGAACGGCGGCTGGAAAAGCGGCAAGAGCGGGCAGGGCAGCCTGAACGGCAACATCGCCTGGGGCCAGGCGCTGGTGGTGGATCTGGCGCTCAAGGGCACGCAATTGCCAGTGACGGTCGAACCCTACGCCAAACTGGAAGTGGCGCCGGACCTGAAGATTTCCATGGCCGGCGATGAGCTGGCGATTGCCGGCAAGGTGCTGGTGCCGAAAGGCGAAATCACCGTGCGCGAACTGCCGCCATCGACGGTGAAAGTCTCCGATGACACGATCATCGTCGGGGCGCAGACCGAAGAGGGCAAACCGCCGCTGGCGATGAAAATGGACATCGATGTGGTGGTCGGCCAGGACAAGTTGAGCTTCGCCGGGTTTGGCCTGACGGCCAACCTGCAAGGCCAGGTACACATCGGCGACAACATGGATACTCGCGGCGAACTGTGGCTCAACGACGGTCGATACCGCGCCTACGGCCAGCGCCTGACGGTGCGTCGCGCGCGCCTGCTGTTCGCCGGCCCGATCGATCAGCCGTATCTGGATATCGAAGCAATTCGCCAGACCGACGACGTAATCGCCGGTATTCGACTGAGCGGCAGCGCCGAGCAGCCGACCACGCAGATTTTCTCGGAACCGGCGATGAGCCAGGAACAGGCTCTGTCCTATCTGGTGCTGGGGCGTCCGCTGAGCACCACCGGCGAGGACAACAACATGCTCGCGCAGGCGGCGCTCGGTCTGGGTCTGATGGGCAGTTCCGGAGTCACCAGCAGTCTGGCCAGTGATCTGGGCATTCAGGACTTCCAGCTCGACACCCAGGGCAGCGGCAACACCACCAGCGTGGTGGCCAGCGGCAACATCTCCGAAAAACTCAGCCTGCGCTATGGCGTCGGCGTGTTCGAACCGGCCAACACCATCGCCCTGCGCTACAAGCTGAGCAAAAAGGTCTACCTCGAAGCCGCCAGCGGCGTGGCCAGTTCGCTGGATATCTTCTACAAGCGGGATTTCTAG